DNA from Microbacterium sp. BK668:
CCCCGGACGCTCACTGCGAGCGTCGTTTCCGCGCGCCGACGTCAGGGCGGACGCCGACTCAGGGGGCTCGGCGCAAGCCGACGACGAGCGTAGCGAGTCCTCGCGAGGATCTCCCCGCGATCCAAGGGAGGAGCGATGCGTCGCGCGGTCCCTTCGGGAACCCTGCCGGGCGTCGCCGCCTTCCCCGATCCCGTCATACGGGAGTCGGCTGAACTTCGTCCCCGCGCCCACGCCTTAAGGTGGAATCCATGACATATTCGGTCGCCGTCTCCGGCGCATCCGGCTATGCGGGCGGCGAGATCCTCCGGATCCTCGCCGCGCATCCCGACGTCGAGATCCGCACGGTGACGGCCCACTCGAACGCGGGGCAGCCTCTCGTCCAGCACCAGCCCCATCTCCGCTCGCTCGCCCACCTGACGCTCGACGAGACCACGCCGGAGGTGCTGGCGGGGCACGACATCGTCTTCCTCGCGCTGCCTCACGGGCAGTCGGGCCAGTACACGGATGCCCTGACCGACGCCGCCCTGGTCATCGACGCAGGCGCCGACCACCGGCTAACAGCGTCGGCGGACTGGGACAGGTTCTATGGCGGCGCCTTCCACGAGCCCTGGGCCTACGGGGTTCCCGAACTCCCGGTGGCAGGCGGGAAGCAGCGCGAGAAGCTCGTCGGCGCGACCCGCATCGCTGCACCCGGCTGCAACGCGTCCACCGTGAGCCTGAGCCTCGCCCCCGGCGTCGCCGCGGGGGTCATCGATGCGTCCGACATCGTGTCGGTCCTCGCCGTCGGCCCCTCGGGCGCGGGCAAGAGCCTCAAGACCAACCTGCTCGCGAGCGAGATCCTCGGCACCGCCAACCCCTACGCCGTCGGCGGCTCCCACCGCCACATCCCCGAGATCCGCCAGGCGCTCGCCGCCGCCCGGTCGGACGATTCGGCGAAGGTCGGAGGATCCGCCGCGCATGCTCCGACATCCGCGCCTTCCTCCGACAAGGGGACGGATGCCTCGGCGATCCGCATCTCCTTCACGCCCGTCCTCGTGCCCATGGCGCGCGGCATCCTGGCGACGTCCACGGCTCCGATCGCACCCGGCGCGACCGACGACGACATCCGCGGCGCGTGGGAGACGGCGTACGGCGACGAGAGGTTCGTCCAGCTGCTGCCGGCGGGACAGTTCCCCCGGACGGCCGACGTGATCGGCGCCAACACCGCGCTCCTGGGCCTCGCGATCGACCGCGACGCGAACCGCGTGACGGTCGTCGCCGCCGTCGACAACCTCGGGAAGGGCACGGCGGGCGCCGCCGTCCAGTCCATGAACCTCGCCCTCGGCCTTCCCGAGGACCGGGGTCTCACCGTGAACGGAGTCGCACCGTGAGCCCCGGGAATCCAGGAGCAGCAGCATGACCGTCACCGCGCC
Protein-coding regions in this window:
- a CDS encoding NAGSA dehydrogenase family protein, giving the protein MTYSVAVSGASGYAGGEILRILAAHPDVEIRTVTAHSNAGQPLVQHQPHLRSLAHLTLDETTPEVLAGHDIVFLALPHGQSGQYTDALTDAALVIDAGADHRLTASADWDRFYGGAFHEPWAYGVPELPVAGGKQREKLVGATRIAAPGCNASTVSLSLAPGVAAGVIDASDIVSVLAVGPSGAGKSLKTNLLASEILGTANPYAVGGSHRHIPEIRQALAAARSDDSAKVGGSAAHAPTSAPSSDKGTDASAIRISFTPVLVPMARGILATSTAPIAPGATDDDIRGAWETAYGDERFVQLLPAGQFPRTADVIGANTALLGLAIDRDANRVTVVAAVDNLGKGTAGAAVQSMNLALGLPEDRGLTVNGVAP